From the Bremerella alba genome, one window contains:
- a CDS encoding FecR domain-containing protein, whose amino-acid sequence MNDQVPSEVRLEFERLITSLLSRNLSEVEDARLTEILESSTELRQAYVDQILSDTLLEWTHIDYSAAASNPKLDAIQHSPIEAVAEPTLVSPPRKQTTWQRAGLLIAGLAATVLVALFLWPEREGDLSNDSAIDVASQPNVAAILIDSEDAILTESTGSLEYGMPFREGEHLKLESGLIRLAFECGSGVTLQGPAQLEFHSAWKAVLHRGKLAAVVPEEARGFTIFTPDMKIVDLGTKFGAEVDASGQASVQVYEGEVTVQSRKAPKSDKALLLSSNATSRYSQSRSDFTEISLASVDSSDRVSLPSLEQIQLARNGNYPPAMHTMPLSEALSRLGSHPASIRQAVPMEAWLVEDFSPFQQDEASKGVFHPWIADGKFARVTLLDTPLQWQGISGDPYVIEMDGRDPAFPSICNRLETRLPKPLKRDFYFSFLGRYQGLDPDDFFALWFDNALGTGISHSTRPNAGIRFGEYFARLKIDHQANRPVTGDDVQFFLVGRISKSDKLKFNKIELWINPDVESMGPPDLVYQLPPEYGEAALSTLGFRIGKNTEPQDKLWIDRLLIDFDLSKVLQSPSLP is encoded by the coding sequence GTGAACGACCAAGTGCCTTCAGAGGTTCGCCTCGAATTCGAACGACTGATCACTAGCCTGCTCAGCCGAAACCTAAGTGAAGTCGAAGACGCGAGACTAACGGAAATCCTCGAGAGTTCGACTGAGCTGCGTCAGGCGTACGTCGATCAGATTCTGTCGGACACCCTCCTCGAATGGACGCACATCGACTACTCGGCAGCAGCTTCAAATCCGAAGCTCGACGCCATCCAACACTCGCCCATAGAAGCTGTCGCAGAGCCAACGCTTGTTTCACCTCCCAGAAAACAGACAACTTGGCAACGTGCAGGCTTGCTGATAGCCGGGCTTGCGGCAACGGTTCTTGTCGCGTTGTTTCTCTGGCCCGAGAGGGAAGGGGACCTGTCAAACGACTCGGCAATCGATGTCGCGAGCCAACCAAACGTTGCGGCAATTCTCATTGATAGTGAAGATGCCATTCTGACGGAATCAACCGGCAGCTTGGAATATGGAATGCCGTTTCGAGAAGGCGAACACCTCAAGTTGGAATCGGGTTTGATTCGTCTTGCCTTCGAGTGTGGCAGTGGCGTGACCTTACAGGGCCCGGCTCAACTCGAGTTTCATTCAGCTTGGAAAGCCGTGCTCCATCGAGGCAAACTGGCTGCGGTGGTTCCGGAAGAAGCCCGTGGCTTCACGATCTTTACGCCTGATATGAAGATCGTGGATCTGGGAACCAAGTTCGGTGCCGAGGTCGACGCTTCGGGACAAGCCAGCGTTCAGGTATACGAAGGGGAAGTCACCGTACAATCTCGCAAAGCTCCCAAGTCCGACAAGGCCTTGCTGCTTAGCTCGAACGCTACCTCGCGTTACTCGCAATCTCGGTCAGACTTTACCGAGATTTCCTTAGCAAGTGTTGATTCCAGCGACCGTGTCTCGTTGCCATCGCTAGAACAAATTCAATTGGCTCGCAATGGCAATTACCCTCCGGCCATGCACACGATGCCTCTTTCGGAAGCCCTTTCGCGATTGGGAAGCCACCCTGCCTCCATCCGTCAGGCAGTCCCCATGGAGGCCTGGTTGGTCGAAGACTTTTCGCCCTTCCAGCAAGATGAAGCCAGCAAGGGTGTGTTTCACCCCTGGATTGCGGACGGAAAGTTCGCCCGCGTTACCTTGCTAGACACTCCCTTGCAGTGGCAAGGAATTTCGGGAGATCCCTATGTGATCGAGATGGATGGTCGTGACCCGGCTTTTCCGTCCATCTGCAATCGGCTGGAAACACGATTGCCGAAGCCCTTGAAACGAGACTTTTATTTCAGCTTCTTAGGTAGATATCAGGGACTCGACCCCGATGACTTTTTCGCACTCTGGTTCGATAACGCCTTAGGAACAGGTATCAGTCATTCCACCAGACCGAATGCAGGCATTCGCTTTGGCGAGTACTTCGCTCGTCTCAAAATCGACCATCAGGCCAACCGGCCCGTAACAGGAGACGACGTTCAGTTCTTCCTTGTGGGGCGCATTAGCAAGTCCGACAAGTTGAAGTTCAACAAAATCGAATTGTGGATCAATCCTGACGTGGAATCGATGGGTCCGCCTGATCTCGTGTATCAGCTTCCGCCAGAGTACGGAGAGGCGGCCCTCTCCACACTTGGCTTTCGCATAGGTAAGAACACCGAGCCGCAAGACAAGCTTTGGATTGATCGCCTACTGATCGATTTCGACCTGTCCAAGGTATTGCAGTCCCCATCCCTCCCATGA
- a CDS encoding sigma-70 family RNA polymerase sigma factor encodes MRGSIPSLIPGGFIISDLSDQPFTDFAAKCSPDLPSANCEIDERFVSLIARHQLSLTAFLRTIVRAPADVDDVLQEANLVLWRKRHEYDPNRPFASWACRIAHFQALSFLKTRGRKPHISLSEELIEDLAKRASMQLEQIDERAEELRRCVAKLPSNQRSILQSRYQHNVSVNELAKRLGRQPQAMAMTLYRLRKSLKECVERALSTEVPQ; translated from the coding sequence ATGCGTGGCTCGATTCCATCGCTAATCCCGGGGGGATTCATCATTTCCGACCTCAGCGACCAACCGTTCACGGATTTCGCAGCGAAATGTTCGCCGGATCTCCCATCAGCAAACTGTGAGATCGATGAGCGTTTCGTCTCGCTGATCGCACGGCATCAATTGTCGCTGACCGCATTCCTGAGGACGATTGTTCGGGCTCCGGCTGACGTGGACGATGTCTTGCAGGAAGCCAATTTGGTCTTATGGAGGAAGCGGCACGAATACGACCCCAATCGCCCGTTCGCCAGCTGGGCTTGTCGGATTGCTCACTTTCAGGCGCTCTCCTTTCTGAAAACGCGCGGTCGTAAACCGCACATCTCGCTCAGCGAGGAATTGATCGAAGATCTGGCCAAGCGTGCCTCGATGCAGTTAGAGCAGATCGACGAGCGTGCCGAAGAGCTTCGTCGGTGCGTTGCGAAATTGCCATCGAACCAAAGGTCGATCCTTCAATCGCGTTATCAACACAATGTTTCCGTCAATGAGTTAGCCAAACGCCTGGGCCGCCAACCCCAAGCCATGGCGATGACACTCTACCGACTACGCAAGTCGCTGAAGGAATGTGTCGAGAGGGCACTTAGCACGGAGGTGCCCCAGTGA
- a CDS encoding c-type heme family protein has protein sequence MPSRFHGLMSCLLLLFMTSLSQAEPPQVPKIASPTTLAQARARAILLHETLHGTLQVVHRDFFLEDESRVIPSASLEDVFHALEESFQVQLKWLVVETDVVNVDHKPESPFEHAAVKALAQRKPYWDGVEGDKYRFAGPIRLASQCLKCHVRNRKDTEDRTAGLVISMPIAETFDKTEPAADLKE, from the coding sequence ATGCCGAGTCGTTTTCACGGGCTCATGTCGTGCTTACTACTGTTATTCATGACATCGCTGAGCCAGGCCGAACCTCCCCAGGTTCCGAAAATCGCAAGTCCCACAACCCTTGCCCAGGCCAGGGCAAGAGCCATTCTTTTGCATGAGACCCTGCATGGCACGCTGCAAGTTGTGCATCGCGATTTCTTTCTCGAAGACGAATCGCGGGTCATTCCATCTGCCTCGCTGGAAGATGTCTTTCATGCGCTCGAAGAGAGTTTTCAGGTGCAACTGAAGTGGCTGGTGGTTGAAACCGATGTGGTGAATGTCGATCACAAACCCGAGAGCCCTTTTGAACACGCCGCCGTCAAAGCCCTGGCGCAGCGAAAACCGTATTGGGACGGAGTAGAGGGAGATAAGTACCGTTTTGCAGGGCCCATACGCTTAGCTTCTCAATGTCTTAAATGCCACGTCCGCAATCGGAAAGACACCGAAGATCGCACCGCCGGACTGGTTATTTCAATGCCCATCGCGGAAACGTTTGATAAGACCGAGCCTGCTGCAGATCTTAAAGAGTAA
- a CDS encoding cupin domain-containing protein, which produces MEPASTQTTMIRSLKEDFGPVRSTVLFLSDRMKVVRLSLQAEEALKEHRAPGPLVVQCLEGKVDFSVEGHPRQLQPGDLLHLASRETHAVHALEDSVLLLTIAPDK; this is translated from the coding sequence ATGGAACCAGCATCAACACAAACCACGATGATTCGTTCATTAAAGGAAGACTTCGGCCCCGTCCGGTCGACTGTCCTTTTCCTTTCCGACCGCATGAAAGTCGTTCGCCTTTCGCTTCAAGCCGAAGAGGCACTCAAAGAACATCGTGCCCCTGGGCCGCTGGTGGTACAATGCCTGGAAGGTAAAGTGGACTTTTCCGTCGAAGGCCATCCGCGGCAACTGCAACCAGGAGATCTACTTCACCTGGCCAGTCGTGAAACGCATGCGGTGCACGCCCTAGAAGACTCGGTCCTCTTACTGACCATCGCCCCCGACAAGTAA